One genomic segment of Nocardioides cavernaquae includes these proteins:
- the trpC gene encoding indole-3-glycerol phosphate synthase TrpC — protein MTTTSVLDEIIVGVREDLAVREAAVSYDEVVALAAAAPPARDPMPAFRSPGTSVIAEVKRKSPSKGDLATITDPAALARQYADGGAHAISVLTEQRRFNGSLEDLLAVRAAVETPLLRKDFMVTSYQIHEARAAGADLVLLIVAALDDTQLKALHDEATGLGMTVLVEVHDEEETRRAVDLGAKLIGVNARNLKTLLVDNDTFGRLAPLIPDDRVKVAESGITGPDDVARFASEGANVVLVGEALVKDGDPAVAVRSMTGLTGL, from the coding sequence GTGACCACCACGTCGGTGCTCGACGAGATCATCGTCGGAGTGCGTGAGGACCTCGCCGTGCGCGAGGCAGCCGTGTCGTACGACGAGGTCGTGGCGCTCGCCGCAGCGGCTCCGCCGGCGCGTGACCCGATGCCGGCCTTCCGTTCGCCGGGCACGAGTGTCATCGCCGAGGTGAAGCGCAAGAGCCCGAGCAAGGGTGACCTGGCGACGATCACCGACCCGGCCGCACTCGCCCGGCAGTACGCCGACGGCGGGGCCCACGCCATCTCCGTGCTCACCGAGCAGCGTCGCTTCAACGGCTCGCTCGAGGACCTGCTCGCAGTCCGTGCTGCGGTCGAGACCCCGCTGCTGCGCAAGGACTTCATGGTCACCAGCTACCAGATCCACGAGGCCCGCGCGGCCGGCGCCGATCTGGTCCTGCTGATCGTCGCCGCACTCGACGACACCCAGCTCAAGGCACTCCACGACGAGGCGACCGGGCTCGGCATGACGGTGCTGGTCGAGGTCCACGACGAGGAGGAGACCCGGCGCGCGGTCGACCTCGGCGCGAAATTGATTGGCGTCAACGCCCGCAACCTGAAGACACTGTTGGTCGACAACGACACCTTCGGGCGGCTCGCGCCGCTGATCCCGGACGACCGGGTGAAGGTGGCCGAGTCCGGCATCACCGGCCCCGACGACGTGGCCCGGTTCGCCTCCGAGGGCGCGAACGTGGTGCTGGTCGGCGAAGCGCTGGTCAAGGACGGCGACCCTGCCGTCGCCGTGCGTTCCATGACTGGACTGACAGGACTGTGA
- the trpB gene encoding tryptophan synthase subunit beta, producing the protein MSEKPMPETTWDADEFGWFGGEGAWGGRFMPEALVAALEELTVAYNEAMADPEFVKAFEDSLVDYANVPSPLYEAKHLSEQYGVRILLKREDLNHTGAHKIRNVLGQALLTKRMGKTRVIAETGAGQHGVASATAAAYFGLDCTVYMGAVDTRRQALNVARMELLGAKVIAVESGSATLKDAINEALRDWVASVDHTAYLFGTAAGPHPFPSMVRDFTRGIGDEARAQCLAKYGVLPDAIAACVGGGSNAIGLFTAFLDDADTAIYGFEAGGDGVETGRHAATIVAGGSGVLHGARTYVLQDDDGQTIESHSISAGLDYPGVGPQHAWLAASGRATYEAVTDAEAMKAFQHLARTEGIIPAIESSHALAGALRLAPKLAAEKGKDAILLINLSGRGDKDMGTALDYFNLGEPTGETA; encoded by the coding sequence ATGAGCGAGAAGCCGATGCCCGAGACGACCTGGGATGCCGACGAGTTCGGATGGTTCGGTGGCGAGGGTGCCTGGGGTGGCCGCTTCATGCCCGAGGCCCTGGTTGCCGCCCTCGAGGAGCTGACCGTTGCCTACAACGAGGCGATGGCGGACCCCGAGTTCGTGAAGGCCTTCGAGGACTCGCTGGTCGACTACGCCAATGTCCCGAGCCCGCTCTACGAGGCGAAGCACCTCTCCGAGCAGTACGGCGTCCGCATCCTGCTCAAGCGCGAGGACCTCAACCACACCGGCGCGCACAAGATCCGCAACGTGCTCGGCCAGGCGCTGCTCACCAAGCGCATGGGCAAGACGCGCGTGATCGCCGAGACCGGGGCCGGCCAGCACGGCGTCGCCTCCGCCACAGCTGCGGCTTACTTCGGCCTCGACTGCACCGTCTACATGGGTGCGGTCGACACGAGGCGCCAGGCCCTCAACGTCGCGCGCATGGAGCTGCTCGGTGCCAAGGTCATCGCCGTCGAGTCGGGCTCGGCGACGCTCAAGGACGCGATCAACGAGGCACTGCGCGACTGGGTCGCCAGCGTCGACCACACGGCGTACCTGTTCGGGACGGCGGCCGGCCCGCACCCGTTCCCGAGCATGGTCCGCGACTTCACCCGCGGGATCGGCGACGAGGCGCGTGCCCAGTGCCTCGCGAAGTACGGCGTGCTGCCGGACGCCATCGCGGCCTGCGTCGGTGGCGGCTCCAACGCCATCGGCCTCTTCACCGCCTTCCTCGATGACGCCGACACCGCGATCTACGGCTTCGAGGCCGGTGGCGACGGTGTCGAGACCGGGCGCCACGCCGCGACGATCGTGGCCGGCGGCAGCGGCGTGCTGCACGGCGCTCGCACCTACGTGCTCCAGGACGACGACGGCCAGACCATCGAGTCGCACTCGATCTCGGCCGGCCTCGACTACCCGGGCGTCGGCCCGCAGCACGCCTGGCTCGCTGCCAGCGGCCGCGCGACCTACGAAGCCGTGACGGACGCCGAGGCCATGAAGGCCTTCCAGCACCTGGCCCGCACCGAGGGCATCATTCCGGCGATCGAGTCGAGCCACGCGCTCGCCGGCGCGCTCCGCCTGGCGCCGAAGCTGGCTGCCGAGAAGGGGAAGGACGCGATCCTGCTCATCAACCTCTCTGGCCGCGGCGACAAGGACATGGGCACCGCGCTCGACTACTTCAACCTGGGTGAACCGACAGGAGAGACCGCGTGA
- the trpA gene encoding tryptophan synthase subunit alpha, which yields MSTVLNTTGRAFEKARAENRAALIGYLPAGFPDLQGSIDAIKVMVEHGCDIIEIGLPYTDPVLDGPTIQAAAQQALDNGIRTKQVLEVVEAVAAFGAPTLVMTYWGPVERYGVEKFAADLAAAGGAGLITPDITPDFGQEWIAAADKHGLDKVFLVAPSSTDERIAMTTAAARGFVYAAAVMGVTGKTAANIDIVAPLVARTKATTTTPVGVGIGVSNGQQAAEIAAHADAVIVGSAFVKTLLEAPDRETGLRNLAALTEDLAAGVRRG from the coding sequence GTGAGCACGGTCCTGAACACCACCGGTCGGGCCTTCGAGAAGGCCCGCGCCGAGAACCGTGCCGCGCTGATCGGCTACCTGCCGGCCGGGTTCCCGGACCTGCAGGGCTCCATCGACGCGATCAAGGTGATGGTCGAGCACGGCTGCGACATCATCGAGATCGGGCTGCCCTACACCGACCCGGTCCTCGACGGCCCGACCATCCAGGCCGCTGCCCAGCAGGCGCTGGACAACGGCATCCGGACGAAGCAGGTCCTCGAGGTCGTCGAGGCGGTGGCCGCCTTCGGCGCGCCGACGCTGGTGATGACCTACTGGGGGCCGGTCGAGCGTTACGGCGTCGAGAAGTTCGCCGCCGACCTCGCCGCTGCCGGGGGAGCAGGCCTGATCACGCCCGACATCACCCCGGACTTCGGCCAGGAGTGGATCGCGGCAGCAGACAAGCACGGACTCGACAAGGTCTTCCTCGTGGCGCCGTCCAGCACTGACGAGCGCATCGCGATGACGACGGCCGCTGCGCGCGGCTTCGTCTACGCCGCCGCGGTCATGGGCGTCACTGGCAAGACCGCCGCCAACATCGACATCGTTGCGCCGCTGGTGGCGCGCACCAAGGCGACCACGACCACGCCGGTCGGGGTGGGCATCGGTGTCTCCAACGGCCAGCAGGCGGCGGAGATCGCCGCGCACGCCGATGCGGTCATCGTGGGCTCCGCCTTCGTCAAGACCCTGCTCGAGGCTCCCGACCGGGAGACCGGTTTGCGCAACCTGGCCGCGCTCACCGAGGACCTCGCCGCCGGGGTACGCCGTGGCTGA
- a CDS encoding SCO family protein: MADRATRFARRFALSVLAAGLALVLTACGGSPETSPVFHGSRLGAPWDVPTTALTDADGKDWSFAEATSPLTLVFFGYTECPDICPQEMADITSALVRLTPEQRKQVEVVFVTTDPARDDPAALTRYLGAFDASYTGLTGKPEALAELTAAFHVYTEKGQAAMKGGTGYLVAHDDHTFAVTPDHQVTALWNRDRTSAQLAEDISALLEETS, encoded by the coding sequence GTGGCTGATCGGGCCACCCGGTTCGCCCGCCGCTTCGCGCTGTCCGTCCTGGCCGCTGGTCTCGCCCTCGTGCTGACCGCCTGTGGTGGGTCGCCCGAGACGTCACCGGTCTTCCACGGTTCGCGCCTGGGTGCGCCGTGGGACGTCCCGACGACGGCCCTGACGGACGCCGACGGGAAGGACTGGTCCTTCGCGGAGGCGACCTCGCCGCTGACGCTGGTCTTCTTCGGATACACCGAGTGCCCGGACATCTGTCCGCAGGAGATGGCCGACATCACCAGCGCACTCGTCCGGCTCACCCCCGAGCAGCGCAAGCAGGTCGAGGTGGTCTTCGTGACGACCGACCCGGCGCGTGACGACCCGGCCGCCCTGACCCGCTACCTCGGCGCGTTCGACGCGTCGTACACGGGGCTGACGGGGAAGCCCGAGGCGCTGGCGGAGCTCACCGCCGCCTTCCACGTCTACACCGAGAAGGGGCAGGCGGCCATGAAGGGCGGCACGGGCTACCTCGTGGCACACGACGACCACACGTTCGCCGTCACTCCCGACCACCAGGTCACCGCCCTGTGGAACCGTGACCGCACGAGCGCCCAGCTCGCCGAGGACATCAGCGCCCTCCTGGAGGAGACGTCGTGA
- the lgt gene encoding prolipoprotein diacylglyceryl transferase, with the protein MTSFYIPSPANGVWHLGPLPIRGYALCIIAGIILAVWIGERRWVARGGKPGQMSDLALWMVPFGLVGGRLYHVITDHALYFGEGKHPIEALYIWRGGLGIWGALALGALGAVIGARVMGIRVVPLLDALAPGVLIGQAFGRWGNWFNQELFGKPTDLPWALEIDPLHRPAGYDQYATFHPTFLYESLWCLAAFGVLILLDRRFQLGHGKVIALYVMTYTAGRGWIEMLRIDPVELSDVGGLRLNVWTSMVAFALAAAYLLWASRRASFSGREASVYRDGHDDAALAGAPGSD; encoded by the coding sequence GTGACCAGCTTCTACATCCCGAGCCCGGCCAACGGGGTCTGGCACCTCGGGCCGCTGCCGATCCGCGGCTACGCGCTCTGCATCATCGCGGGCATCATCCTCGCGGTCTGGATCGGTGAACGCCGCTGGGTCGCCCGCGGCGGCAAGCCCGGCCAGATGTCCGACCTCGCGCTCTGGATGGTCCCGTTCGGGCTGGTCGGCGGCCGGCTCTACCACGTGATCACCGACCACGCGCTCTACTTCGGCGAGGGCAAGCACCCGATCGAGGCGCTCTACATCTGGCGTGGCGGCCTGGGCATCTGGGGCGCCCTCGCACTGGGAGCGCTCGGTGCCGTCATCGGGGCACGGGTCATGGGCATCCGTGTCGTGCCGCTCCTCGATGCGCTCGCACCCGGTGTGCTGATCGGGCAGGCGTTCGGGCGCTGGGGCAACTGGTTCAACCAGGAGCTCTTCGGCAAGCCGACGGACCTGCCGTGGGCACTGGAGATCGATCCGCTGCACCGGCCCGCCGGCTACGACCAGTACGCGACCTTCCACCCGACCTTCCTCTACGAGTCGCTGTGGTGCCTGGCCGCGTTCGGGGTGCTGATCCTGCTCGACCGCCGCTTCCAGCTGGGCCACGGCAAGGTCATCGCGCTCTACGTGATGACCTACACCGCCGGTCGCGGATGGATCGAGATGCTCCGCATCGACCCGGTCGAGCTGAGTGACGTCGGTGGGCTGAGGTTGAACGTGTGGACCTCGATGGTCGCGTTCGCCCTCGCCGCGGCGTACCTGCTGTGGGCCTCGCGGCGCGCGTCCTTCTCCGGTCGTGAGGCCTCGGTCTACCGTGACGGTCATGACGACGCCGCACTCGCAGGAGCCCCCGGCTCCGATTGA
- a CDS encoding VIT1/CCC1 transporter family protein, producing MTTPHSQEPPAPIDHEHPDVTGGWLRPAVFGAMDGLVSNAALIAGVAGGTRDHTDASVVVLAGLAGLAAGAFSMAAGEYASVASQSEAAEREIAIERQEIIDNPAGEKAELAEMLVLRGVDPEIARQASDQMHGNVDDALAVHSLAELGVNPDELASPVTAAVSSFLSFALGALVPVLPYLFGAVSLVPALLLTLIALFACGAVVTRLTSRPWWFGGLRQTLLGGAAFGLTYVVGMAVGGSGIA from the coding sequence ATGACGACGCCGCACTCGCAGGAGCCCCCGGCTCCGATTGACCACGAGCACCCCGATGTGACGGGTGGCTGGCTCCGCCCCGCTGTCTTCGGCGCGATGGACGGCCTGGTCTCCAACGCGGCGCTGATCGCGGGCGTCGCGGGTGGCACGCGCGACCACACGGATGCGAGCGTCGTCGTCCTGGCCGGTCTGGCCGGACTCGCCGCGGGTGCCTTCTCGATGGCCGCCGGGGAGTATGCCTCGGTGGCCAGCCAGTCGGAGGCAGCCGAGCGTGAGATCGCGATCGAGCGCCAGGAGATCATCGACAACCCGGCGGGGGAGAAGGCCGAGCTCGCCGAGATGCTGGTGCTGCGCGGCGTCGACCCGGAGATCGCTCGCCAGGCGTCCGACCAGATGCACGGCAACGTCGACGACGCACTCGCCGTGCACAGCCTCGCCGAGCTTGGGGTGAACCCCGACGAGCTCGCGTCGCCGGTCACCGCTGCGGTCAGCTCCTTCCTCTCCTTCGCGCTCGGCGCCCTCGTTCCCGTGCTGCCGTATCTGTTCGGCGCGGTGAGCCTGGTCCCGGCGCTGCTCCTGACCCTGATCGCGCTCTTCGCCTGTGGCGCGGTGGTCACCCGGTTGACCAGTCGTCCCTGGTGGTTCGGCGGGCTTCGCCAGACGCTCCTCGGCGGGGCCGCCTTCGGGCTGACGTACGTCGTCGGCATGGCGGTCGGTGGCTCCGGGATCGCCTGA